A genomic stretch from Primulina huaijiensis isolate GDHJ02 chromosome 14, ASM1229523v2, whole genome shotgun sequence includes:
- the LOC140956842 gene encoding protein argonaute 1-like isoform X1: MVRKRRTDLPGAGETSEPQETGEGRGAVQRPPAQHPVHQQGGYQGGGRGRGHQRGGHGGRGGRMPPQQYHGGPPEYQQGRGGQQYQRGGPPSQSRSGYIAGRGSGAPSVGEPSRPPAPELHQATQSPYQAPMISEPIPYGMPTPGGPSSSSESPDLTTMELSEQFQSVSVQSEEPPSQEMQPASSKAMRFPLRPGKGSYGSKCIVKANHFFAELPDKDLHQYDVSISPEVTSRGVNRAVMEQLVKLYRESHLGKRLPAYDGRKSLYTAGPLPFTSKEFKITLVDEEDVPGSVRRERVFTVVIKFAARADLHHLGMFLQGRQADAPQEALQVLDIVLRELPTSRYSPVGRSFYSPDLGRRQPLGEGLESWRGFYQSIRPTQMGLSLNIDMSSTAFIEPLPVIDFVTQLLNMDVSFRPLSDSDRVKIKKALRGVKVEVTHRGNMRRKYRISGLTSQATRELTFPVDESGTLKSVVQYFQETYGFVIQHTQWPCLQVGNTQRPNYLPMEVCKIVEGQRYSKRLNERQITALLKVTCQRPQERESDILQTVRHNAYDEDPYAKEFGIKISEKLAQVEARVLPAPWLKYHDSGREKDCLPQVGQWNMMNKRMVNGGTVNSWISINFARGIKDTMVHSFCHELAQMCSVSGMAFNPEPVLPVITGRPDQVERVLKTRFHDVMTKLPPHGKELDLLIVILPDNNGSLYGKRLLSLEVIAQKFFWKYYVSVPLLEFVFDLSAGDLKRICETELGIVSQCCLQKHVYKMSKQYLANVSLKINVKVGGRNTVLRDAISRRIPLVSDRPTIIFGADVTHPHPGEDSSPSIAAVVASQDWPEVTKYAGLVCAQAHRQELIQDLYKTWQDPAKGVMHGGMIRELLISFRKATGQKPQRIIFYRDGVSEGQFYQVLLHELDAIRKACASLEPNYQPTVTFVVVQKRHHTRLFAHNHNDRQAVDRSGNILPGTVVDSKICHPTEFDFYLCSHAGIQGTSRPAHYHVLWDENKFTADGLQSLTNNLCYTYARCTRSVSIVPPAYYAHLAAFRARFYMEPETSDSGSMTSGMAASRGGASTSGGARSTRVPGGNAAVRPLPQLRENVKRVMFYC, translated from the exons ATGGTGAGAAAGAGGCGAACTGATCTTCCTGGTGCGGGTGAGACCTCCGAGCCTCAGGAAACTGGTGAAGGACGCGGTGCTGTCCAACGACCACCAGCGCAGCATCCAGTACATCAGCAAGGAGGATATCAAGGAGGAGGAAGAGGTCGGGGTCACCAACGAGGAGGTCATGGTGGTCGAGGTGGCAGAATGCCTCCACAGCAGTATCACGGTGGACCTCCTGAATATCAGCAGGGTCGGGGCGGTCAGCAATATCAACGGGGAGGGCCACCGTCCCAAAGCCGCAGTGGATATATAGCTGGTCGTGGTTCTGGGGCACCTTCCGTGGGTGAGCCATCTAGGCCACCAGCTCCCGAGCTGCACCAAGCAACCCAGTCTCCATATCAAGCCCCAATGATTTCTGAGCCTATTCCATACGGAATGCCGACCCCTGGAGGTCCTAGCTCCTCTTCTGAGTCGCCTGATCTGACTACTATGGAACTCTCTGAGCAATTTCAATCCGTTTCTGTCCAGTCCGAAGAGcctccaagtcaagaaatgcaACCAGCTTCTAGCAAGGCCATGAGATTTCCTCTGAGGCCAGGCAAGGGTAGTTATGGTAGCAAGTGTATTGTGAAGGCAAACCACTTCTTTGCTGAGCTTCCAGATAAGGACCTTCACCAATATGAT GTTTCGATTTCACCTGAAGTCACATCCCGTGGTGTTAATCGTGCTGTGATGGAGCAGTTGGTGAAGCTGTATCGAGAATCTCACCTTGGAAAGAGACTTCCTGCATATGATGGGAGAAAGAGTCTTTACACTGCTGGGCCTCTTCCTTTTACCTCGAAGGAGTTCAAAATCACCCTTGTTGATGAAGAAGATGTTCCAGGCAGTGTcag GCGAGAAAGGGTGTTTACCGTGGTGATCAAGTTTGCTGCACGCGCCGATTTGCATCATTTAGGCATGTTTTTACAGGGAAGGCAAGCTGATGCACCTCAAGAAGCTCTTCAGGTTCTCGACATTGTTCTTCGGGAGTTACCCACTTCCCG GTATTCTCCAGTAGGCCGATCTTTCTATTCCCCTGATTTAGGTAGAAGGCAACCTCTGGGTGAAGGGCTAGAAAGTTGGCGTGGTTTCTACCAAAGTATTCGTCCCACTCAGATGGGATTGTCACTTAATATAG ATATGTCATCTACTGCTTTCATTGAACCACTACCAGTGATAGATTTCGTCACTCAGCTTCTGAACATGGATGTTTCTTTTAGACCGTTGTCTGACTCTGACCGCGTGAAG ATAAAGAAAGCTCTAAGAGGAGTAAAGGTGGAAGTCACTCACCGAGGAAATATGCGCAGGAAGTACCGGATTTCTGGGTTGACATCGCAAGCAACACGGGAGCTAAC ATTTCCTGTCGATGAAAGTGGTACACTGAAATCCGTGGTTCAATACTTTCAAGAGACTTACGGATTTGTCATTCAGCATACTCAGTGGCCTTGTCTACAAGTTGGAAATACGCAGAGGCCAAATTATTTACCGATGGAG GTGTGCAAGATTGTAGAAGGCCAGCGATATTCTAAGAGGTTGAATGAGAGACAGATTACTGCACTGCTCAAAGTGACATGCCAGCGCCCCCAGGAGAGGGAGTCTGACATACTTCAG ACTGTACGTCATAATGCATATGATGAAGACCCTTATGCCAAGGAGTTTGGAATTAAAATAAGTGAAAAGCTGGCTCAGGTTGAAGCTCGTGTTTTGCCAGCTCCCTGG CTCAAATATCATGATTCGGGTCGGGAGAAGGATTGTCTGCCTCAAGTTGGGCAGTGGAACATGATGAATAAG AGGATGGTTAATGGTGGAACTGTTAACAGCTGGATCAGTATTAACTTTGCCCGCGGTATAAAAGACACAATGGTGCATAGTTTCTGTCACGAGCTTGCTCAAATGTGCAGCGTTTCTGGAATG GCTTTCAATCCTGAACCAGTATTGCCAGTTATTACTGGACGTCCTGATCAGGTGGAAAGAGTTCTAAAAACTAGGTTTCATGACGTCATGACAAAACTGCCACCCCATGGGAAGGAGCTTGACTTACTGATTGTTATATTACCTGACAATAATGGTTCTCTTTATGGTAAGAGGTTACTAAGTCTCGAAGTCATAGCCCAAAAATTTTTCTGGAAATATTATGTTTCTGTGCCTTTGCTTGAATTCGTTTTTGATCTTTCTGCAGGTGACCTGAAGCGGATATGTGAAACAGAACTTGGTATTGTTTCTCAATGCTGTTTGCAGAAGCATGTCTACAAGATGAGTAAACAGTACCTTGCCAACGTGTCTCTGAAGATAAATGTCAAGGTTGGAGGGAGAAACACTGTATTGCGTGACGCAATTTCTAGACGTATACCCCTTGTCAGTGATCGTCCTACAATCATTTTTGGTGCTGATGTTACGCATCCCCATCCAGGGGAAGATTCTAGCCCATCAATTGCTGCA GTTGTTGCTTCCCAGGATTGGCCAGAGGTCACAAAATATGCTGGTTTGGTATGTGCACAAGCACATAGGCAAGAGCTTATTCAGGATTTGTATAAAACCTGGCAGGATCCTGCCAAAGGGGTTATGCATGGTGGCATGATAAG GGAACTGCTCATCTCTTTCCGCAAAGCGACTGGACAGAAACCACAGCGGATCATTTTCTATAG GGATGGTGTCAGCGAAGGGCAGTTCTATCAAGTCTTGCTTCATGAGCTTGATGCAATCCGCAAG GCATGTGCATCTTTGGAGCCAAACTATCAGCCGACGGTCACCTTTGTTGTGGTCCAGAAGCGGCATCATACCAGGTTGTTTGCCCATAACCACAATGACAGACAGGCAGTTGATCGGAGCGGAAACATACTCCCTG GTACTGTTGTTGACTCAAAGATCTGCCACCCCACTGAGTTTGACTTCTACCTTTGTAGCCATGCAGGGATACAG GGTACTAGTCGCCCAGCTCATTACCACGTGCTGTGGGATGAAAACAAGTTTACTGCTGATGGTCTTCAGTCTCTCACTAATAACCTTTGTTATAC GTATGCAAGATGCACACGCTCTGTTTCAATAG TGCCTCCTGCGTACTACGCACATCTTGCTGCTTTTCGGGCTCGTTTCTATATGGAGCCAGAAACATCGGATAGCGGCTCTATGACTAGTGGTATGGCCGCCAGTCGTGGTGGTGCTAGTACAAGTGGTGGTGCAAGGAGTACAAGGGTTCCAGGGGGCAACGCTGCAGTGAGACCTCTGCCACAGCTTAGAGAGAATGTGAAAAGGGTTATGTTCTATTGTTGA
- the LOC140956842 gene encoding protein argonaute 1A-like isoform X2 has protein sequence MVRKRRTDLPGAGETSEPQETGEGRGAVQRPPAQHPVHQQGGYQGGGRGRGHQRGGHGGRGGRMPPQQYHGGPPEYQQGRGGQQYQRGGPPSQSRSGYIAGRGSGAPSVGEPSRPPAPELHQATQSPYQAPMISEPIPYGMPTPGGPSSSSESPDLTTMELSEQFQSVSVQSEEPPSQEMQPASSKAMRFPLRPGKGSYGSKCIVKANHFFAELPDKDLHQYDVSISPEVTSRGVNRAVMEQLVKLYRESHLGKRLPAYDGRKSLYTAGPLPFTSKEFKITLVDEEDVPGSVRRERVFTVVIKFAARADLHHLGMFLQGRQADAPQEALQVLDIVLRELPTSRYSPVGRSFYSPDLGRRQPLGEGLESWRGFYQSIRPTQMGLSLNIDMSSTAFIEPLPVIDFVTQLLNMDVSFRPLSDSDRVKIKKALRGVKVEVTHRGNMRRKYRISGLTSQATRELTFPVDESGTLKSVVQYFQETYGFVIQHTQWPCLQVGNTQRPNYLPMEVCKIVEGQRYSKRLNERQITALLKVTCQRPQERESDILQTVRHNAYDEDPYAKEFGIKISEKLAQVEARVLPAPWLKYHDSGREKDCLPQVGQWNMMNKRMVNGGTVNSWISINFARGIKDTMVHSFCHELAQMCSVSGMAFNPEPVLPVITGRPDQVERVLKTRFHDVMTKLPPHGKELDLLIVILPDNNGSLYGDLKRICETELGIVSQCCLQKHVYKMSKQYLANVSLKINVKVGGRNTVLRDAISRRIPLVSDRPTIIFGADVTHPHPGEDSSPSIAAVVASQDWPEVTKYAGLVCAQAHRQELIQDLYKTWQDPAKGVMHGGMIRELLISFRKATGQKPQRIIFYRDGVSEGQFYQVLLHELDAIRKACASLEPNYQPTVTFVVVQKRHHTRLFAHNHNDRQAVDRSGNILPGTVVDSKICHPTEFDFYLCSHAGIQGTSRPAHYHVLWDENKFTADGLQSLTNNLCYTYARCTRSVSIVPPAYYAHLAAFRARFYMEPETSDSGSMTSGMAASRGGASTSGGARSTRVPGGNAAVRPLPQLRENVKRVMFYC, from the exons ATGGTGAGAAAGAGGCGAACTGATCTTCCTGGTGCGGGTGAGACCTCCGAGCCTCAGGAAACTGGTGAAGGACGCGGTGCTGTCCAACGACCACCAGCGCAGCATCCAGTACATCAGCAAGGAGGATATCAAGGAGGAGGAAGAGGTCGGGGTCACCAACGAGGAGGTCATGGTGGTCGAGGTGGCAGAATGCCTCCACAGCAGTATCACGGTGGACCTCCTGAATATCAGCAGGGTCGGGGCGGTCAGCAATATCAACGGGGAGGGCCACCGTCCCAAAGCCGCAGTGGATATATAGCTGGTCGTGGTTCTGGGGCACCTTCCGTGGGTGAGCCATCTAGGCCACCAGCTCCCGAGCTGCACCAAGCAACCCAGTCTCCATATCAAGCCCCAATGATTTCTGAGCCTATTCCATACGGAATGCCGACCCCTGGAGGTCCTAGCTCCTCTTCTGAGTCGCCTGATCTGACTACTATGGAACTCTCTGAGCAATTTCAATCCGTTTCTGTCCAGTCCGAAGAGcctccaagtcaagaaatgcaACCAGCTTCTAGCAAGGCCATGAGATTTCCTCTGAGGCCAGGCAAGGGTAGTTATGGTAGCAAGTGTATTGTGAAGGCAAACCACTTCTTTGCTGAGCTTCCAGATAAGGACCTTCACCAATATGAT GTTTCGATTTCACCTGAAGTCACATCCCGTGGTGTTAATCGTGCTGTGATGGAGCAGTTGGTGAAGCTGTATCGAGAATCTCACCTTGGAAAGAGACTTCCTGCATATGATGGGAGAAAGAGTCTTTACACTGCTGGGCCTCTTCCTTTTACCTCGAAGGAGTTCAAAATCACCCTTGTTGATGAAGAAGATGTTCCAGGCAGTGTcag GCGAGAAAGGGTGTTTACCGTGGTGATCAAGTTTGCTGCACGCGCCGATTTGCATCATTTAGGCATGTTTTTACAGGGAAGGCAAGCTGATGCACCTCAAGAAGCTCTTCAGGTTCTCGACATTGTTCTTCGGGAGTTACCCACTTCCCG GTATTCTCCAGTAGGCCGATCTTTCTATTCCCCTGATTTAGGTAGAAGGCAACCTCTGGGTGAAGGGCTAGAAAGTTGGCGTGGTTTCTACCAAAGTATTCGTCCCACTCAGATGGGATTGTCACTTAATATAG ATATGTCATCTACTGCTTTCATTGAACCACTACCAGTGATAGATTTCGTCACTCAGCTTCTGAACATGGATGTTTCTTTTAGACCGTTGTCTGACTCTGACCGCGTGAAG ATAAAGAAAGCTCTAAGAGGAGTAAAGGTGGAAGTCACTCACCGAGGAAATATGCGCAGGAAGTACCGGATTTCTGGGTTGACATCGCAAGCAACACGGGAGCTAAC ATTTCCTGTCGATGAAAGTGGTACACTGAAATCCGTGGTTCAATACTTTCAAGAGACTTACGGATTTGTCATTCAGCATACTCAGTGGCCTTGTCTACAAGTTGGAAATACGCAGAGGCCAAATTATTTACCGATGGAG GTGTGCAAGATTGTAGAAGGCCAGCGATATTCTAAGAGGTTGAATGAGAGACAGATTACTGCACTGCTCAAAGTGACATGCCAGCGCCCCCAGGAGAGGGAGTCTGACATACTTCAG ACTGTACGTCATAATGCATATGATGAAGACCCTTATGCCAAGGAGTTTGGAATTAAAATAAGTGAAAAGCTGGCTCAGGTTGAAGCTCGTGTTTTGCCAGCTCCCTGG CTCAAATATCATGATTCGGGTCGGGAGAAGGATTGTCTGCCTCAAGTTGGGCAGTGGAACATGATGAATAAG AGGATGGTTAATGGTGGAACTGTTAACAGCTGGATCAGTATTAACTTTGCCCGCGGTATAAAAGACACAATGGTGCATAGTTTCTGTCACGAGCTTGCTCAAATGTGCAGCGTTTCTGGAATG GCTTTCAATCCTGAACCAGTATTGCCAGTTATTACTGGACGTCCTGATCAGGTGGAAAGAGTTCTAAAAACTAGGTTTCATGACGTCATGACAAAACTGCCACCCCATGGGAAGGAGCTTGACTTACTGATTGTTATATTACCTGACAATAATGGTTCTCTTTATG GTGACCTGAAGCGGATATGTGAAACAGAACTTGGTATTGTTTCTCAATGCTGTTTGCAGAAGCATGTCTACAAGATGAGTAAACAGTACCTTGCCAACGTGTCTCTGAAGATAAATGTCAAGGTTGGAGGGAGAAACACTGTATTGCGTGACGCAATTTCTAGACGTATACCCCTTGTCAGTGATCGTCCTACAATCATTTTTGGTGCTGATGTTACGCATCCCCATCCAGGGGAAGATTCTAGCCCATCAATTGCTGCA GTTGTTGCTTCCCAGGATTGGCCAGAGGTCACAAAATATGCTGGTTTGGTATGTGCACAAGCACATAGGCAAGAGCTTATTCAGGATTTGTATAAAACCTGGCAGGATCCTGCCAAAGGGGTTATGCATGGTGGCATGATAAG GGAACTGCTCATCTCTTTCCGCAAAGCGACTGGACAGAAACCACAGCGGATCATTTTCTATAG GGATGGTGTCAGCGAAGGGCAGTTCTATCAAGTCTTGCTTCATGAGCTTGATGCAATCCGCAAG GCATGTGCATCTTTGGAGCCAAACTATCAGCCGACGGTCACCTTTGTTGTGGTCCAGAAGCGGCATCATACCAGGTTGTTTGCCCATAACCACAATGACAGACAGGCAGTTGATCGGAGCGGAAACATACTCCCTG GTACTGTTGTTGACTCAAAGATCTGCCACCCCACTGAGTTTGACTTCTACCTTTGTAGCCATGCAGGGATACAG GGTACTAGTCGCCCAGCTCATTACCACGTGCTGTGGGATGAAAACAAGTTTACTGCTGATGGTCTTCAGTCTCTCACTAATAACCTTTGTTATAC GTATGCAAGATGCACACGCTCTGTTTCAATAG TGCCTCCTGCGTACTACGCACATCTTGCTGCTTTTCGGGCTCGTTTCTATATGGAGCCAGAAACATCGGATAGCGGCTCTATGACTAGTGGTATGGCCGCCAGTCGTGGTGGTGCTAGTACAAGTGGTGGTGCAAGGAGTACAAGGGTTCCAGGGGGCAACGCTGCAGTGAGACCTCTGCCACAGCTTAGAGAGAATGTGAAAAGGGTTATGTTCTATTGTTGA
- the LOC140957162 gene encoding uncharacterized protein — MIKLMGKIDVNINNVVLEKASKNAKYTSLDIQKEIFHILAERVRKKIREDVGTAKFCLLIDEAKDISDKEQMAIVLRFVDREGFLMERFFDIVHVSDTTATSPKRHTELQSAQAIEIATMVATGIRETGTGLNQIGTLQRARKTRWSSHFESICNLLCRALQEKSLDILNAMDFVSTTKDLLHTLRAEGYDILLMIVQSDCENNGIEIPDMNAWYRSATGRSSQQRDSITFEHHYRFDVFNAAIDFQVEELNSRFNDGAVELFRLSFGTSRQL, encoded by the exons ATGATAAAGCTAATGGGAAAAATTGATGTTAACATTAATAATGTTGTTTTGGAAAAAGCTTCAAAAAATGCAAAGTACACATCACTAGATATTCAAAAAGAAATTTTTCATATTCTTGCTGAGAGAGTGAGAAAGAAAATACGTGAAGATGTTGGGACTGCAAAATTTTGTCTTTTGATTGATGAGGCTAAAGACATATCAGACAAAGAGCAGATGGCTATTGTGTTGAGATTTGTTGATCGTGAAGGGTTCTTAATGGAGCGTTTCTTTGATATTGTGCATGTTTCTGATACCACTGCG ACATCTCCAAAACGTCACACTGAGTTGCAATCTGCCCAAGCTATTGAAATTGCAACCATGGTAGCTACTGGTATTCGCGAGACAG GTACTGGCCTTAATCAGATTGGTACTTTGCAACGAGCTAGAAAGACGCGTTGGAGTTCTCATTTTGAGTCGATTTGCA ATTTGCTTTGTCGAGCTTTGCAAGAGAAGTCTTTGGACATTTTAAATGCAATGGATTTTGTCTCAACTACCAAAGATTTACTTCATACTTTGAGAGCAGAAGGTTATGATATTCTTCTAATGATTGTGCAATCAGATTGTGAAAATAATGGTATTGAGATACCAGATATGAATGCTTGGTATAGATCTGCTACAGGACGTTCGAGCCAGCAGAGGGATTCTATTACATTTGAACATCATTACCGTTTTGATGTATTTAATGCTGCAATAGATTTTCAAGTGGAAGAACTCAATAGCAGATTCAATGATGGGGCTGTAGAACTTTTTAGACTTAGCTTTGGAACCTCGAGACAACTTTAA
- the LOC140956770 gene encoding uncharacterized protein has protein sequence MEAQRGKKKNMFSYFNPKASTSTRDEHSPTNDEISNHDEQHPVKYQRVDSDVSGYVQLEPAKRTPIWQCPVNERDAIRRDYILRGPYQPVMEYPRTKLGEQYRRFQKAWFEQFPWLEYSPNKDAAFCFPCFLFQGKEARYAAFTVDGFRCWKRVNDGKRCALLMHTGSPTSPHNNAVESMSALMNVSGHIDKVINAQTLEEVKKNRLRLTTTIESIRWLCLQ, from the coding sequence ATGGAAGCTCAAAGaggcaagaaaaaaaatatgttttcatattttaatccTAAAGCTAGTACATCGACTAGAGATGAGCATTCTCCAACTAATGATGAGATCTCAAACCATGATGAACAACATCCGGTCAAGTATCAAAGAGTTGATAGTGATGTTAGCGGTTATGTTCAACTAGAACCGGCGAAGCGTACTCCAATTTGGCAATGTCCTGTCAATGAAAGAGATGCAATCAGACGAGATTATATTTTAAGGGGGCCATATCAACCTGTTATGGAGTATCCGCGAACCAAATTAGGAGAACAATACCGGCGATTTCAAAAGGCTTGGTTTGAGCAATTTCCTTGGTTGGAGTACTCTCCTAATAAAGATGCAGCATTTTGCTTCCCATGTTTCCTTTTCCAAGGAAAAGAGGCTCGTTATGCCGCATTTACAGTTGATGGTTTTAGATGTTGGAAAAGAGTTAATGATGGGAAAAGATGTGCTTTATTGATGCATACAGGAAGTCCCACTTCACCACATAACAATGCCGTAGAATCTATGAGTGCTTTGATGAATGTAAGTGGTCACATTGATAAAGTTATAAATGCACAAACATTAGAAGAAGTGAAGAAAAACCGTTTGAGGCTTACAACCACAATTGAAAGCATTCGTTGGCTTTGTTTGCAATGA